The sequence GATGGAAATCCAGGACGCGACTTGCGATCTGCCGCGCATCCAGCGCGCGGACACCATCAGCGAGACAGGCCGGGGACTGTTCATCGTCGACCAGTTCGCACGCTGCTGGGGTGTCCGCCCCCTGGCCGGCAACGCGGGCAAGGTCGTCTTCGCAGTCCTCAACACCTCATGAAGACCGGCGAAGGGGCGGCCTATCCCCGTCCGCCCCTTCGCTTGCCATCCGGGAAGCGGGGGCGGTCGGGGGTGGGGAGCCACTGGGATCGGGGGGTGTGGGGGCGGTAGCGGTGTTCTACGTGGGTGATGAAGTGGGGGAGGTGCGGGTGGCGGTTCGCCTCGTGCCACATGAGGGACCAGGGGTAGGCCGGGGTGGGGGCGGTCACGGCGATCTGGATGACGTCCGGGTGGCCGGGGAACTGGGTCTTGTTGCCGAAGGTGATGAGGTCGGGGGAGGCGCCGACCTTTTCCATGATGTGGTCGCGGCCGAAGACCGGGCCCGAGGTGTCGATCTGGATGCCGAACTCCGCGCTGAGGTGGCGGTAGTAGTCCGCCCACTCGCTTTCGGGCGTGTTGCCGGGCATCCAGGCCGTCAGGCCTGAGAGTTCGTTCATCGGCACGTTGAGGTGTCCCGCCAGGCGGTGCCGGTGGCCGACCAGGATGGGGATGGGCTCCAAAGCGGCCGGGATGCGTTTGATCCCTGGTGGGAGAGGGGCGGTGACCCGGCCGAAGGCGGCGTCGATCGAGCCGTCGGTCAGGGCCGTCCAGCGTGAGCCGGTGCCGCGGGAGACGACGATGTCGACCTCGACGTCGCCCGTCTCGTAGAAGGAGCGGACAAGGTCGATGGGGGCCGAGTTGTGGCCGAGCACGTCGATGCGCAGGGCGCGGCGGCGGGCGCGCAGCATCGCGGTGGCCTGGTCGGCGAGGCTGATCAACGCTCGGGCCTGCGGGAGGAAGGCCGCGCCGTCCTCGGTCGGCTTGGCTCCGGCGCGGGAGCGGTGCAGGAGCGGGACGCCGAGGGCCGCTTCGAGCTTGGCGATCCGCTTGGAGACCGCCTGCTGGGTCATGTCCAAGCGGTCGGCGGCCTCGGTGAAGCGCCCGTCGTCGACGACGGCGAGGAAGGCTCGGACGGCACCGAGGTCCAGCTCCATCAACATCTCCTGGTTGTCGTACGTTCGCGTGTCGGTTGTTGGCCGTTGCGGGGTTGTTTCGGGTCTGATGACGGTGCCGAGTGGCAATGCGACAACCAGGAGGAGTTTAGGTGGCCCCGTCCAGCGAACTGCGCCCGTTCCCCCACACCGGCCGTGTCGAAGAGGAGGAGATTCCGTTGAGCGGGGGGCGGATCACCGAGGGGGTCGTCCGGGTGGGTAAGACGGTGCGGCGGCCGGTGGGGGCCCACTCGCCGTTCGTGCATCGGCTGCTGCGGCATTTCGAGGCGGTGGGGTGCGACGCCGCGCCGAGACTGCTCGGGATCGATGGTCAGGGGCGGGAGGTCCTCAGCTTCCAGGAAGGTGAGACCCGGACGGAGTTCCGGGCTCGGGACTGGGCGCCTGCCCAGATCAGTGCCGCGGCGCGGCTGCTGCGCCGGTTGCACGACGCGAGTGCGGGCGCGGCGATCGCGGGCGGTCGGGAGACCGTGTGCCACAACGACTTCTCCCCGCTGAACGTCACGTTCGTCGACAGGCTGCCCGCCTCCACCTTCGACTTCGACCAGGCCGCGCCTGGGCCCCGTACGCGTGACCTCGCCTACGCCGCCTGGTTGTGGTTGTTCGGCGCCGATGCCGCCGGGCCTTTCGAGCAGCAGGTGGTCCTTTTGCGTACCTTTCTCGACGTATACGGGCTTGAGGACGAGCGTCGGCGGGGCTTTGGCGCGCTCATCGTCGCCCGGGTCGAGGACGAGCTCGAAATGCACCAGCGTGCCGGACGGATCACCGCCCCCGGCTCCTGGGTGCACTACGAGATCGCCTGGCTGAAGAGACATGCCGGTGCGATTGATCACGGCCCGCGAAGCAGCCGGTGACGTGAGGGGCGAAAAGGGGAGGGCGGGTTCTTCCTGGAGGGGCATTGGCTTGGGGGGCGGGGGCGGGAAAGGATGCGGGGATGACTACGCCCCCTGGTTCGTCTGGTGCTGGCAGGCCGCCCCTCGGGTGGGGAGCCGGTGGGCCGCCGGCCGCCGTGCAGGGGACGTCCTTCGTGCTGCCGGGGCCCTGGTACCGGATCCAGGCGATTCCGGTGCCGCAGCGGGAGTCGTCCGCGGAGTGGGACTTCGTGAGCGTGCTGCCCGCGGCGTTGTCGGCGGCGCGGCTGGGGAGGCCGTTCGTCGTCGGGTGGCTGTCGGCGGGCGGCGGGGCGCCGCTGGAGCTGATCACGAACGCGGGGCCGATCGGGACGCCCGAGAGCGGGGTGGAGACGCATGGCCTGCTGTTTCCCAGCGGTGCGCGGGGCGTGCCGATCGGGGACGGTTGGCAGCGGCAGGCCGAGCGGATGGCGTGGACGCGGTGTCCGGGACGGCTCGCGCCGCAGGGGTCCGGGGCCGTCGGCGGGCCCGGGCTGTTCGAGGCGACGCTCGTCACGTTGATGGAGCGGCCGTTCGGGTGGTTCGTGGTGGCCGATCCGTGCGACGAGCGGCTGATCGACGTCGAGATGCGCGAGCTGCACCACGAGTTGCGGATGTTGCGGCGGGGCGAGGACGAGCATGCGCGGCTCGCGGTCGCGCGGGCCGATCGGCGGCTCGCCGAGCTGGACGCGTTCCGCGAGGCCGGACTCTGGCAGGTCCGGGTGGTCGCCGGCGCCGCGTCGCAGGCGGAGCTGGGGCAGATCGCGCCCGTGCTGGTCGGGTCCATGGAGCTGGGCCACCATCCGTACCGGTTGAGGTCGGGGCAGGGGAGCGGGTCTTTCGCCGAGATGCTGGGCCCGGGGACGGCGCCCGCGCCGGCGCGGCCGATGGGCGAGGCGGAGCAGCGGTTCCCGTTCACGGCGACGGCCGGGGCGCTGGCGGCGCTGGCGGGGCTGCCGCGGCGGGAGGTCCCCGGGCTGCGGGTGCTGGACGCCGGGTACTTCGACGTGACGTCCGAGACCGCCCCGGCGAGCGGCGAGGCGCAGATCGAGCTGGGCGCCATCCTGGACGGCCAGGACCGCGAGGTCGGGCGGTTCACCGTGCCCCGCTCGACGATCAACCGGCACGTGTTCGTCACGGGCGCGACCGGCGCGGGGAAGTCGCAGACCGTCCGGCATCTGCTGGAGCAGCTCACCCGGGCGGGCGTGCCGTGGCTGGCGATCGAGCCGGCGAAGTCGGAGTACGCGGCGATGGCGGGACGCATCCAGGACCTCGGCGGGCCGGTCACGGTCGTCAACCCCTCGGACCCGGACGCGGTGCCGCTGTCGGTGAACCCGCTCGCGCCGGAGCCGGGTTACCCCGTCCAGGCGCACATCGACATGGTGCGGGCGCTGTTCCAGGCCGCGTTCGACGCCGAGGAGCCGTTCCCGCAGATCATGGCGCAGGCGCTGCAGCGCGTCTACGAGAACAACGGGTGGGACGTGGTGACGGGCGGGGGCGTGCCCGGGTCGCTCATCGAGCCCGCGGTGCCGACGCTGGAGCAGTTGCAGAACGCGGCGCTCCAGGTCATCCAGGACGTGGGCTACGGGCGCGAGCTGATGGCCGACGTGCAGGGGTTCGTGGACGTGCGCCTGCGGTCCCTGCGCATCGGCTCGGCCGGACGGTTCTTCGAGGGCGGCCACCCGGCCGACATCGGCGGGATGCTCCGCGACAACATCGTGCTCGCCATCGAGGACGTCGCGAACGACGAGGACAAGGCGTTCCTCATGGGGACGCTCATCATCCGCATCGTCGAGCACCTGCGGATGCGGGAGCGCAGGCGCGACCGCGCCACGGGGTCGGCGCTGCAGCACGTCATCGTGATCGAGGAGGCGCACCGGCTGCTGCGCAACCGCGGGCCGGAGCGCGGCAGCTCCCACGCCGTCGAGCTGTTCGCCGGGATGCTCGCCGAGATCCGCGCGTACGGCGAGGGCATCATCGTCGCCGAGCAGATCCCGACGAAGCTCGTCCCCGACGTCATCAAGAACACCGCGCTGAAGGTGGTGCACCGGCTGCCCGCGTTCGACGACCGGCACCAGGTCGGCGCGGCGATGAACCTGGACGTCGACCAGTCCCGCGAGGTGGTGTCGCTGCGTCCGGGCGTCGCCGCCGTGTTCGCGGACGGCATGGACCGTCCGCTGCGCGTGCGGGTGCCGCTGGGCGAGGGCCGCGAGGCGGAGCTGCCCGGCCCGCCCCCGCCCGTGGACGGACGGCGCTCGGCGGCGTGCGGATGCGAGTGCCGGTCGGGGCGCGCCTGCACCCTGTACGAGCTGCGCGAGGCGGACCTGATCGCGGGCCATGCCGACTGGGCGTGGCTGCGCCTGTGGGCCGACACGCTCGTCCTGGCGCATGTGGCGAACCGCCCGATCCCGTCGGTCCCGCCCGAACTGGGGCGTGCCTGGTCGCGGCTCACGGCCCGGCTCCGCGAGTGCGCGCTGGCGACCGTCCTCGAACGGGCCGTGTCCCGGCGGTCGCGGGGGGTGCGCACCGCCTACCCGCCGGCCGACCTCACCGCCGCCGTCGCCGAGGTCGCGCAGCGGCTGCTCGGCGGCGGCCCGCCGGCGTCGTCCCCCGGGCCGCAGTGGGTGATTCCCCAGGTCAGGTGGCTGCACGAGCTCGACAGGCTCTTCCCCTACGGCGGCGACGCGCCCGACAAGCACGCTCTCGCGCCGCCCCTGGACTACCCGTTGCCCGGCCTCAAGCAGCCGCCGGACGCCAAGCTCGGCCACCGCCTCCGCGCCCTGCGCCGCCACCCGCTGTCCATGGAGCTGGAACGCAACCGTCCCATCGCCGCGACCGCCCTCTACGGCGACGACGACCAGTCGGGCTTCTTCCGGGACCTGGCCGTCGTCGCGATCGGATTCGACGAGGACGACCAGATCGAGCACGTCGCCGGGACGATGCGCGTCACCGGATGGCTGGAGCCCGTCCTGAGCTGGTACGACCGCTTCGTCACGCCGTTCGAGGACCCGTCCAAGGGCCTCGCGTTCCTCAACCCGCAGGCCGAGTGACTCAGATGTCGCTCTCGGTGCGGGAGGGGAGGCCCGCCTGCTGGGCGACGGGGTTCCAGTAGCCGATGAACTCGCTCTTGGCGGAGCTGGCGCGCTGGTTGACGTCGGCGACCTCGCCCTCGGACGGGCAGCCGGGCGCTCCGTCCAGGTAGCGCTGGTTCGACTCCGTCGACGCCTCCAGGGCGCGGACGAGCGCGGCCTTCATCTCCGCGCCGTCGTCGAGCGCGCTCACGTCCAGGCCCCGCGCCGTCTCCAACTGGCCGCGGCGCGCGTCGAGGACGCGCCGCACGCCGTCGACCGGGCAGCCCTGGGTGACGACGGTGCCGAGGTCGGAACGGGTCCCGCCCATCTCCTCCAGCAGATCGTTCACGGCTCCGGCCTGGGCGTCGAGGTCGCCGCCGGCGGCGGGGCTGTCGGACGCGGACGCGACGCTCGGGCTCTGGCCCGTGGACGGCCCGGAGGCCGCGGGCGGCGACGAGCCCGACCCGCTCGGCCAGAACACGATGCCCAGCGCCACCCCGATCAGGAGGACGACCCCGGCCGCGCCCAGGAAGTAGGGCAGCGTGCTGCGCTTCGGCGGCGGCGGAGGCTGCCAGATCGCGGGCTCGGACCACGGCTCGGCCGCCCACGGCTCGGGGGAGAGGTGTGTCGTGCGCTCCTCGGAGGGCGGCATGTTCAGCGTGTGGTCGGGTCGCGCCTCCCACTGGACGGGGCTCTGGTCGGCCCACGGCGGCGGCGCCGGTTCCCACGGCACCGGCACCCCGCCCGGCCCGCCGCTCCCACCTGGCGGCCCGCTCCCGTAAGGCGCACTCCCGTACGGTGCGCGGTACGTGTCGCTCTGAATGGTCGGATCATCCGTTTCAGGCGAGCTCCCGCCTGGGGGGTCGCTGTAAAGGTCGCGGTAGGGGTCGTCCTGGGTGGCCGCGTCACCGGTGTCGGACGGATTTCCGCCTCGTGGCGTGCTGCCCATCGGTGTGCCGCCGTAGGGGTGATTCTGGGTAGCCGCGTCGTCTGTGTCAGGCGGGGATCCCCCCGCCTGGCCGCCGTACGGGGCGCCGTATGGGGAGTCTTGGATGGTCGCGTCGTCCGTGTTCGGGGCCCGCCCGGGTTGCGGTGGGGCTCCGTAGGGGTCGCGAGTCGTTTCGTCGAGGGAGGTCGCGTCGCCTGCCCTGGCCGTGTCGTCCAGGGCGGTCGCGTCGTCCGCGCTCGGCGGAGCGAGGAGCGCGTCGCAGCGCGCGCACCTGGGAGACGAAGAAGCGGAGTCGGTTCCGCAGTTCGGACACCGCATGACGGCCCCCTGCCCGGTGAGTTCGAACGGTCAGAGAATACTGCGTGACCGACCGTTACACCCGTTTCCAGCTACGCTGCGGCTGATCGGTCTTCTTCGCGACCGGGTTCCACAGGACGACGAACTGCTTCTTCGCCGCCGTCGCGCGGCGTTCGGCGTCGGCGCGTCCGGGGACCTGCGCGGCGCTCGGACGCGGCTTGCCCTTGCACTTGCGCTGGTTGGCCTGGGCCCATCGCAGCAGTACCTGGTCGACCTGAAGCGACGCCCCCAGCGCCTGGTTCAGCGAGCCGCGCAGCCGTTCCCCGTTCGCCAGCTTGTCGACCTTGAGGCCCTGCGTGCGGCGCATCTGGTTCGTGCGGCGCTGCGCGACCGTCTGGAACCCCTGGATCGCCTGCGGCAGCGTCTTGCACTTGCCGGCCCGGCCGAGCGCTCCGGCGAGGACCCGGCGGGTGTCGACGCTGTCGTTCAGGATCCCGTTCAGGGTCGCGGCCTGCTGCTTCGTCTCGGGCGGGATCGCGTTCTTCTGCGCGACCTGCTTCTGGGACGCCGCCGGGGAGGGGTCGCCGCCCGGCGGCGCGTCGTCCCCGGAGGGCCACACGACGAACGCGACGGCGCCGACCGCGACCGTGACGAGCGCGGCGACGCCGGCGATCAGCGGCTTGCTCGTCCCGCCCTTGTTCTGCCCCGGCTGACCCGGAAGGCCCGGTCCGCCAGGCGGGAACTGGCCCGGCGGGTAGCCGCCGTACGCGGGGTCGCCCGGCCCCATCGCGCCCATGGGCTGCATCCCGGGGCCCATCGGGCCCTGGTGCATGGGGCCTTGCTGCATGGGCCCCTGCTGCATCGTCTGCATCGGGCCGGGGCCCATGTTCCCCATACCGCCGCCCATGGGCCCCATACCGCCCATCGGGGCGGGAGCGCCCATGGGAGGGCCGGGGTCCATCCGCGTCTGGTCGAGCTCGTCGCCGAAGCCCTGGGCGCCTGGCATGGCCAGGCCCGTCCCCGCGCCGGGGGCGATCTGCGTCGCCTCCGCGTCCGGGAGGGCGGGGAACTGCGGGCCGCCGGGCGGCTGCTGCCCCCACGCCTGCGTGGCGTCGGTCTCCGGCGCCTCGGGCTTGCGCGGCTGCGCGAACCACGAGTCCGGGACGATCGACTCCGTCCGGGGGGCCTGGTCCTGGAGCCCGAACGAGTTCGCCGGCGAGGGCGGGGCGGGCCTCTCCACGGCCTGCGTCACCTGCTGCCCGCTCGTCCACGAGGACGGTGCGGGCGGGGTGGTGAACGCGCCGGAGTCGTCGTCGGCGTCGGGGTCGAACGCCCACGCCGCGGTGTCGTCGGGGTCGTGGGACGGCAGCGGGGACGCGACGGCGGGCGTCGGCGCGGAGGCGGTCGCGGGCGGCTCCGCGGGCAGCCGGATCGGCGGCTCGGCCGAGAGCCGGATCGGCGGCTGCGCCGGAGGCTCAAGCGTGCCCTGCGGGCCCGAGGCCCAGGAAGGCGGCGCTGTCATCGTCCGGTCGCCGAACGTGTCGGCGCCGCCCGGCATGCCCGCCGGGGAGGCCTCCGCGACCGGCGACGCCAGCGGTACGGCGGGCCCGACCGAGTACACGTCGATCGGCGCCTCGCAGTGCGAACACTTGCCGAGCGTCCCAGGCGTGTCATTCCCGCACGTCGGACACTGCATCGCTCAGACCTCGCCTTATAGCCGCTTGCCCACGCTTGCGATCCAGGCCCGCCGTCCGGGGCGGGCACCGCTCCCCGCGATCATCAGCGGGGCTCCCGACAAAAGTAGTGGGTGACGCCGTTCTTGGACGCGTGGTTGGTAATCCGGCGCACCGCAGTCGGAGGTCGCACGCAATCACGACATGTCGGTACTGGTCAAGATTGGCGCCGGTGGTTTACCGGGATCGTTGTGATGCTGCTCACATTGTGCACCCGTGGTGTGACGGACGTCCCCCGAACCGCCCGGCACGCCGCGAGCGTCGCACGCAGCGGCTAGGCTCGGAGCGGTTTCCCGGCGCATCCAGAGAAGACGGAGTCCATGAGCGATCTTCCGCTGCGTTCGCAGCTGGCCGTCGCGCTCGGTCGTACGGCCGCCAAGATGTCCCGAATGGCGGGCCGCGGGGACGGTTCGGTGATCGGCGGCCGCGTCGGCCTCCGGCTCGACCCGGAGCTGCTGACCAAGCTCGCCAAGGACCGCAAGCTCGTCCTCGTCAGCGCCACGAACGGCAAGACGACGACGACCCGGCTGATCACCTCGGCCATGACCCCCCTCGGCGAGGTCGCCACCAACGCGTTCGGCGCGAACATGCCGACCGGGCACGTGTCCGCGCTGGCCTCCGCCCCGTCCGCCCGCTACGGCGTGCTGGAGTGCGACGAGAAGTACGTCCCGATGGTCCTGAAGGAGACCGGGGCGAACATCGTCGCGCTGATGAACCTCAGCCGCGACCAGATGGACCGCGCCGCCGAGATCTGGCTGCTGGCCGGCAAGTGGCGGCGCGCGCTGGAGGGGTCCCCGACCAGCCACGTCATCGCCAACTGCGACGACCCGCTCGTCACCTGGGGCGCGTCCACCGCCAAGAGCGTCACGTGGGTCGCCGCGGGCCAGCACTGGCGCGAGGACTCCTGGTGCTGCCCCGAGTGCGGCGGCCCCCTCGACCGGCAGGACACCGACGAGGACAGCGACTGGCGCTGCCGGCAGTGCCACTTCGCCCGCCCCCGACCCGACTGGGCGCTGAGGGGCGACACGATCACCGCGCCGGACGGCCGTGCGTACTCGCTCACGGGCCTGTCCCTGCCCGGCCGCGCGAACCGCTCGAACGCCCTGATCGCCCTCGCGGTCGTCGCGCAGTTCGGAGTGCCGCCCGAGCAGGCCCTCCCGCTGCTGTCGCAGGTCACCTCGGTCGCCGGCCGGTACACGACGGTCGAGCACCAGGGCCGCTCGATCCGGCTGCTGCTGTCGAAGAACCCCGCCGGATGGCTGGAGGCGTTCGACGTCCTGCAGCCCGCGCCCGGCCCCGTCGCCCTGTCGGTCAACGCGCAGGGCCCCGACGGCCGCGACACGTCCTGGCTGTGGGACGTCGACTACCGCATCCTGCGGGGCCGTCCCGTGTGGGTGACCGGCGAGCGGCGCATCGACCTCGCCGCCCGGCTGGAGGCCGCCGAGGTGTCCTTCACGGTGGTGGACGACATCGACCAGGCGGTCATGGCCGTCCCGCCCGGCCACCTGGACGTGATCGCCAACTACACCGCCTTCCAGACCATCCGAACGAGGTACGGCCGTGTCGTCTGACCGCATCAAAATCGTCTGGATCTACCCGGACCTGCTCAGCACCTACGGCGACCAGGGCAACACGATCGTCCTGGAGCGGCGCGCGGCGCTGCGCGGCATCCCCACCGAGACCGTCAGCCTCCGGTCGGACGAGCACGTCCCCGCCGACGGCGACATCTACCTGCTCGGCGGCGGCGAGGACCGGCCGCAGATCCTCGCGGCGCAGCGGCTGCGGGGCGACGGCGGCCTCGCGCGGGCCGTCCAGTCCGGCGCGGTCGTGTTCGCGGTCTGCGCCGGCTACCAGCTGCTCGGCCACGAGTTCGGCGGCGAGGAGGGCCAGCCCGTGCCGGGCCTCGGCCTGCTCGACATCCGCTCCGGCCGTGGCGAGCAGCGCGCCGTCGGCGAGATCGTCGGGGACGTCGCGGGGGAGCTGAACGTCCCGCGCATCACCGGCTTCGAGAACCACCAGGGCGTCACGCAGATCGGCCCGAACGCGCGCCCGTTCGCGAAGGTGCTGCACGGCGTCGGCAACGGCGACGGGAACGGCTTCGAGGGCGCCTACAGCGGCCGCGTCCTCGGCACCTACATGCACGGTCCGGCGCTCGTCCGCAACCCCGGCCTGGCCGACCTGCTGCTCCGCTGGGCCGTCGGCAGGGACATCCCCCCGCTGGACGACTCCTGGGCCGGCCGCCTCCGCGAGGAGCGCCTGCAAGCCGTGATGACCTGACCTGCCCCTGATGAGCTGACTCCGTCGTGAGCTGACGGAACCCGGCCGCTTCGGATGTCTCGCCGCCCGGCGGCCGGGTTCCTCGGCCGTTGCCCGTTTGGGCCTGGTGCGGCGGGCTTCCTGCTGCCACCGTAGCGATCGTGATCTGCTGCCGGCCCTCCCGCCGGGCGCTCCTGCGCTGGAGTGCCGTCGTCGCGGGCGCCTCGCTCCTGCCCGCCGTCGAGGCCTCGTCCGCGCGCGCTTCGGACGACGTCCGGCCGGTGAACCTCGAACTGGTCACCGTCACCGAGGCCACGGCCGTCCTCACCTGGTACACGGGCGTCCCCGGGACGGACGACGGCCTGGGGCGGATGCAGCCCGCGCCGTCCGACGCCGAGGTCCTCTACGGGACGCACCCGTCCCGCCTCACCAGCGTCGCCCATGGCGCGTCCGGCACCCCGTACCACTACGTGGAACTGACCGGCCTGGAGCCTGGGCGCACCTACTACTACAGGGCCCGCTCCAGAGGACGGGACGCCGCGCCCACGTGGCTGGCCGCAGGCCAAGCGGCAGGCACTCCCTATGGGGACCTCTTCGCTTTCACGACCCCGCAGCCCCCTCCGGGCCGCCACCTTTTCTCCGTCGCCCTTTGCAACGACCTCCACCTGGGTGAGACCGTGGCCGGGCTGGTCGGTCAGCTTCCCTGGATCAAAGGCGTCGAGCAGGTGCCCGGCCACCCGCCCTATCCCGAGGTGATGGCGAAGGCTCTGATCGCCGACGCGCGGGCCAGAGGCGCGCACCACCTCCTCGCCGCCGGAGACGTGTCGAGTGAGGCGGCCCCCGCCGATCTCGCGAGCGCCAAGAGCATCCTCGACACCTTCGGGACCCTGGGGGACGACTACCTGATAGCCCGCGGCAACCACGACCGGGCGCACTCCGGGGCGCCGTACGACGGGTGCGGTCCAGGGGAGCACCAGGGGAACGACTGCTTCAAGGACGCCTTCTCAACGTCCGGCCAGACGTACTTCTCCCACGACCTGCGCGGCCTGCGCGTCATCGGGCTCGACACCTACGACAAGCCCGGTGACGGCGGAGACTCCGGCGGGCTCTCGGCGGAGCAGCATGCCTGGTTCGAAGCGGAGTTGAACAAGGACCCGGAGCGTCCCACCCTCGTCTTCGGCCACCACCCGCTCTTCACCGAGAACGACCCGCTCGCCATTACCGGGGCCCATTCCCTCGACGCGGGCCAGTCCCTGCGAATCCTCACGGCCTATCACCGGACGCCCGGCGTGTTCCTCCACCACGCGGGCCACACGCACCGCAACCAGCGCTCCGTTTTCCCGCTCGCGCCCCGGGTCGTCCAGCAGGAGGTCGGGGCGGTCAAGGAATACCCGGGCGGGTTCACGCTCCTGCGCGTCCACACCGGCGGGTACGCGCTCAACTTCTACAAGACCCGAAGTGACGACGCCCGCGCCTGGAGCGAGCGGAGCCGCCAGGAACTGTCCGGGCAGTGGCCCCAGCTCTCCCTCGGCAACCGCCCCACCGACCGCAACACGGTCGTGAGCCGCGACCTTTCGGGCCTCAGCTGACCGTTCCGGCGCCCCGGCGGAACGCTTCGGCGAAGGCCCGCCCGCCCAGGACGGCGCCGGCGGCGGACGTGACGCGGTCGACGTCGCCGCGTTCGGCGGGCGGGAGCGGGGCGTCCACGCTCCGGCGGGCCGCGTCCGCCGCGCCGAGCAGTTCGGCGGCGCGCACGGCGTCCCCGGCGAGCGCCGCCGCGCCCGCAAGCCCCTCCAGCGACAGGGCCAGCGCGCGCGGCTCGCCGATCGACCGGGCGATCTCCAGGCCGCGGGTGTGGTGCGCGAGGGACTCCGCGGCGTCCCCGCGCAGTTCGGCGGTGAAGCCGAGCTCCGCGTGCAGCAGATGCTCCCCGATCTCGGAGGAGTCGTA is a genomic window of Actinomadura citrea containing:
- a CDS encoding Mur ligase family protein, encoding MSDLPLRSQLAVALGRTAAKMSRMAGRGDGSVIGGRVGLRLDPELLTKLAKDRKLVLVSATNGKTTTTRLITSAMTPLGEVATNAFGANMPTGHVSALASAPSARYGVLECDEKYVPMVLKETGANIVALMNLSRDQMDRAAEIWLLAGKWRRALEGSPTSHVIANCDDPLVTWGASTAKSVTWVAAGQHWREDSWCCPECGGPLDRQDTDEDSDWRCRQCHFARPRPDWALRGDTITAPDGRAYSLTGLSLPGRANRSNALIALAVVAQFGVPPEQALPLLSQVTSVAGRYTTVEHQGRSIRLLLSKNPAGWLEAFDVLQPAPGPVALSVNAQGPDGRDTSWLWDVDYRILRGRPVWVTGERRIDLAARLEAAEVSFTVVDDIDQAVMAVPPGHLDVIANYTAFQTIRTRYGRVV
- a CDS encoding ATP-binding protein, which codes for MTTPPGSSGAGRPPLGWGAGGPPAAVQGTSFVLPGPWYRIQAIPVPQRESSAEWDFVSVLPAALSAARLGRPFVVGWLSAGGGAPLELITNAGPIGTPESGVETHGLLFPSGARGVPIGDGWQRQAERMAWTRCPGRLAPQGSGAVGGPGLFEATLVTLMERPFGWFVVADPCDERLIDVEMRELHHELRMLRRGEDEHARLAVARADRRLAELDAFREAGLWQVRVVAGAASQAELGQIAPVLVGSMELGHHPYRLRSGQGSGSFAEMLGPGTAPAPARPMGEAEQRFPFTATAGALAALAGLPRREVPGLRVLDAGYFDVTSETAPASGEAQIELGAILDGQDREVGRFTVPRSTINRHVFVTGATGAGKSQTVRHLLEQLTRAGVPWLAIEPAKSEYAAMAGRIQDLGGPVTVVNPSDPDAVPLSVNPLAPEPGYPVQAHIDMVRALFQAAFDAEEPFPQIMAQALQRVYENNGWDVVTGGGVPGSLIEPAVPTLEQLQNAALQVIQDVGYGRELMADVQGFVDVRLRSLRIGSAGRFFEGGHPADIGGMLRDNIVLAIEDVANDEDKAFLMGTLIIRIVEHLRMRERRRDRATGSALQHVIVIEEAHRLLRNRGPERGSSHAVELFAGMLAEIRAYGEGIIVAEQIPTKLVPDVIKNTALKVVHRLPAFDDRHQVGAAMNLDVDQSREVVSLRPGVAAVFADGMDRPLRVRVPLGEGREAELPGPPPPVDGRRSAACGCECRSGRACTLYELREADLIAGHADWAWLRLWADTLVLAHVANRPIPSVPPELGRAWSRLTARLRECALATVLERAVSRRSRGVRTAYPPADLTAAVAEVAQRLLGGGPPASSPGPQWVIPQVRWLHELDRLFPYGGDAPDKHALAPPLDYPLPGLKQPPDAKLGHRLRALRRHPLSMELERNRPIAATALYGDDDQSGFFRDLAVVAIGFDEDDQIEHVAGTMRVTGWLEPVLSWYDRFVTPFEDPSKGLAFLNPQAE
- a CDS encoding phosphotransferase, whose translation is MAPSSELRPFPHTGRVEEEEIPLSGGRITEGVVRVGKTVRRPVGAHSPFVHRLLRHFEAVGCDAAPRLLGIDGQGREVLSFQEGETRTEFRARDWAPAQISAAARLLRRLHDASAGAAIAGGRETVCHNDFSPLNVTFVDRLPASTFDFDQAAPGPRTRDLAYAAWLWLFGADAAGPFEQQVVLLRTFLDVYGLEDERRRGFGALIVARVEDELEMHQRAGRITAPGSWVHYEIAWLKRHAGAIDHGPRSSR
- a CDS encoding LysR family transcriptional regulator — its product is MELDLGAVRAFLAVVDDGRFTEAADRLDMTQQAVSKRIAKLEAALGVPLLHRSRAGAKPTEDGAAFLPQARALISLADQATAMLRARRRALRIDVLGHNSAPIDLVRSFYETGDVEVDIVVSRGTGSRWTALTDGSIDAAFGRVTAPLPPGIKRIPAALEPIPILVGHRHRLAGHLNVPMNELSGLTAWMPGNTPESEWADYYRHLSAEFGIQIDTSGPVFGRDHIMEKVGASPDLITFGNKTQFPGHPDVIQIAVTAPTPAYPWSLMWHEANRHPHLPHFITHVEHRYRPHTPRSQWLPTPDRPRFPDGKRRGGRG
- a CDS encoding purple acid phosphatase family protein, encoding MICCRPSRRALLRWSAVVAGASLLPAVEASSARASDDVRPVNLELVTVTEATAVLTWYTGVPGTDDGLGRMQPAPSDAEVLYGTHPSRLTSVAHGASGTPYHYVELTGLEPGRTYYYRARSRGRDAAPTWLAAGQAAGTPYGDLFAFTTPQPPPGRHLFSVALCNDLHLGETVAGLVGQLPWIKGVEQVPGHPPYPEVMAKALIADARARGAHHLLAAGDVSSEAAPADLASAKSILDTFGTLGDDYLIARGNHDRAHSGAPYDGCGPGEHQGNDCFKDAFSTSGQTYFSHDLRGLRVIGLDTYDKPGDGGDSGGLSAEQHAWFEAELNKDPERPTLVFGHHPLFTENDPLAITGAHSLDAGQSLRILTAYHRTPGVFLHHAGHTHRNQRSVFPLAPRVVQQEVGAVKEYPGGFTLLRVHTGGYALNFYKTRSDDARAWSERSRQELSGQWPQLSLGNRPTDRNTVVSRDLSGLS
- a CDS encoding type 1 glutamine amidotransferase — its product is MSSDRIKIVWIYPDLLSTYGDQGNTIVLERRAALRGIPTETVSLRSDEHVPADGDIYLLGGGEDRPQILAAQRLRGDGGLARAVQSGAVVFAVCAGYQLLGHEFGGEEGQPVPGLGLLDIRSGRGEQRAVGEIVGDVAGELNVPRITGFENHQGVTQIGPNARPFAKVLHGVGNGDGNGFEGAYSGRVLGTYMHGPALVRNPGLADLLLRWAVGRDIPPLDDSWAGRLREERLQAVMT